The Fodinibius salicampi DNA window ATAGATTACCACCGGTTGGCAGAATATTCTGATTAATACTTAGAGAAGCAGAAGCTTCTGACTGTGTTCTGGAGGAGAAAGTAATCTGCCCGTTGTCCAGTACATTTGAAAAAATAGATTTATTATAATTGGGGGCATCACCCGACAAAGAAAGGCTGGGGAGTAAGTCTGCCCTATAGGAGCGGTACTGCCATTTACTGGAGATAAGGGCGTATCGTGCCGCATTGGCCACGGCACTCTGATCCTGTGCAATTGTAATACACTGTTCAAGGGTCAAACTACCCAAGTCCTCTTCACTGGATTGCTGGGCATTCAAATCTCCCAAAAAAAATGAAAGAGAAAGAGTAAGATAAACGAAGAATGTTGTTAGATATCTATTCATGACGTAATGCGTGTACGGGATCCTGTTCGGCAGCTCTTTGCGCAGGGAAATAGCCAAAAATAACCCCTATGGCCATCGCTACACCGAAAGAAATAAATATTGAAGTTAAAGTTACCATCGTTACAATTCCGGCAGATATCTCAATCAGGTAGCTGAATGCAATACCCAATATTATGCCTATAATTCCACCGGAGATACTAATCGCCAGTGCCTCTGTTAAAAACTGTAGCTGAATATCACGTTTTTGTGCTCCCACGGCACGACGGACACCGATTTCGCGATATCGTTCCACTACAGAAGCCAGCATAATATTCATAATGCCAATACCTCCTACAATAAGAGAAATGGAAGCAATAGAAGAGAGCACGATATTAAAAATTTCCTGAGTACGACGCTCTTGCTGTAGCAACAGTTCCGGAACAATCACCTCAAAATCAACCACGGCATTGTGACGGCGCTGTAACATACGGCGGATGACGTCGGCTACCGGGACACTATACTCCGTATCGCTGACCTGCACAATAAGCCGATCCACCTGATGGTAATTATTGTTAGAGGTGGTGGAACTGCTCTCATCTGAATTATTATTATTTTGTTCAGCAACCGCTTGCTGGATTTCCTGCTCGGTGACCAGTGCCCGGTTTTTATACCGCAGGAGAGCGGAGGTCACCGGCACAAAGATATCCAAATTATAATTTCTGATGCCCAGGTTCTGAATGTTTTCTGTAGTCAGTTCTTTTTGCTCAAGTACACCAACAACGGTCAGCCATATATTCCCAGCCTTGATCTGCTTCCCTATGGGGTCTTCGCCAGCAAAAAATTTAGCTTTAACATCTGATCCGATAATACAAATACGCTCGGCATTTTTAATATGTATCGGGTTAAAACCGCTACCCTGGGCAAGCGTAAAGTTATTAATATTAAAGTAGTGCTGATTAACCCCAACCAACTTTCCACTTCGCAAACGGCCATCACGTATAAAATTAGTTTCATAAATTACTTCCGGCGTGGCATACTGGACCTGTGGAATCTTTTCCTTTATACTCTCCAGATCACTAAGCATAAGACCCGGACTATATTTATTGCGCTCACGAGAAGGTGCTTGACTATTTGAGACCTCTTCGTCAATTTGCCTGATGACTGGCTCAACAATAACATTATTGGTACCAAGTAGCTTCATCTGGCTTAACACTTCTTCCTGTGCTCCGCGACCTATAGCCAGCATGGCTATTACAGAAGCTACACCGAAAATGATTCCCAGTGAAGTTAGAAGCGAGCGCATTTTATTGCGGCGAATAGCCTCAAGGGCAATATCGAGATTATATAATATGATTTGTACCAATAGATCGGGGTCCTAAAAGTTTAAAAACGTAAATACTTGCTCTGATGAATAACAATAATACTATTCCTCAATTTGCCGGGAGTTATTTTCCAACTGTTGTTCTCTTTGAGGGGGCTCAACATTATCCTCAACATCCTCAACCGGAGCAGCATTGGGATCTACGACTTTTACCTCTTCCTCCTCATACTGATTAAGCACTTCATCAGGAAGCAGTTGTTTTTCGATACCAGAAGTATCTGGTGGCAGCGACAGATAGAGTTGATCATTGATGTCAATACCCTCCTTAATGATTACATCATCATCGTTCATCAAACCCAGGACCACCTGCTGCATTACAGGCTTTATTCCATCCCGTTTAGCCACAAAGTTCAACGAATCAATGGTATGTATAGCTTCAAGAGGTACATAAAGTGCATCATTTACAGATTCTATGTGGATAGTATTGCTCGTTGTCATAGCCGGGCGTAGCGTCGTATCAGATTCATTGACCTCAATAACTACCTGAAATACCTTCGAATCCGAATTAGGCCTTTGTTCTCCAATATTGGCTACATCGGTAATAACACCCGACAGATTTTTCTCGGGCATCGCATCCAAACCGATGTCGGCTGTCTGTCCTTTGCGGATATTTTGGATGTCTACTTCATTAACATAGGTTACCGAATTCATAACGCTAAAATCCGGAAGCTCCGCCACTACCGGATCCCAAGCGCTAATAGAACTCCCCTCCGTAACCTTAGATCCATCCCGGTTTCGCTTATAAATTACCATGCCATTTTCAGGCGCGTAAATGGTAAACCGCTTCATCACTTCCTGTATTCGCTGAACCT harbors:
- a CDS encoding ABC transporter permease, producing MVQIILYNLDIALEAIRRNKMRSLLTSLGIIFGVASVIAMLAIGRGAQEEVLSQMKLLGTNNVIVEPVIRQIDEEVSNSQAPSRERNKYSPGLMLSDLESIKEKIPQVQYATPEVIYETNFIRDGRLRSGKLVGVNQHYFNINNFTLAQGSGFNPIHIKNAERICIIGSDVKAKFFAGEDPIGKQIKAGNIWLTVVGVLEQKELTTENIQNLGIRNYNLDIFVPVTSALLRYKNRALVTEQEIQQAVAEQNNNNSDESSSTTSNNNYHQVDRLIVQVSDTEYSVPVADVIRRMLQRRHNAVVDFEVIVPELLLQQERRTQEIFNIVLSSIASISLIVGGIGIMNIMLASVVERYREIGVRRAVGAQKRDIQLQFLTEALAISISGGIIGIILGIAFSYLIEISAGIVTMVTLTSIFISFGVAMAIGVIFGYFPAQRAAEQDPVHALRHE
- a CDS encoding efflux RND transporter periplasmic adaptor subunit codes for the protein MNFFKKRKNLLWTGAITLVFIFWFTFGGDSKESAVIYTSPERGTFNVEVTTTGELRAKNSTSIRGPEGIREFRIFNVPIQRLIPEGTVVEKGDFVAELDRSEISTSLQDAQLELEEAESQYESAQLDSTLNLSEVRENLINLEYALEEAEIAVEQSQYESPAVQRQVKIDLERAKRALEQGRKNYKTEVRKAEVTLREIETDLTQEQREVQRIQEVMKRFTIYAPENGMVIYKRNRDGSKVTEGSSISAWDPVVAELPDFSVMNSVTYVNEVDIQNIRKGQTADIGLDAMPEKNLSGVITDVANIGEQRPNSDSKVFQVVIEVNESDTTLRPAMTTSNTIHIESVNDALYVPLEAIHTIDSLNFVAKRDGIKPVMQQVVLGLMNDDDVIIKEGIDINDQLYLSLPPDTSGIEKQLLPDEVLNQYEEEEVKVVDPNAAPVEDVEDNVEPPQREQQLENNSRQIEE